Proteins from a single region of Desulfobacter postgatei 2ac9:
- the gcvPA gene encoding aminomethyl-transferring glycine dehydrogenase subunit GcvPA gives MRYLPHTRQDIDQMLAVTGHADLNQLFETIPDSAKTKTGLNLPDALSEWDLNAEMEELASQNAACRSYTCLMGAGSYDHHIPAIVPYLVSRSEFMTAYTPYQPEVSQGTLQGIYEFQTMVTALLGMDIATASHYDGGTALAECALIALRKSKNANKIAVSNLIHPSHRHIMKTYLGPSGYEMVDIPADKNGLTDLAAFKSMDDIAGVAVQSPNFFGNIEDLGSFKACADEKNCLLITSFTEALAHGLLKSPGHFGADLVAGEGQSLGMTKSFGGPGLGILAGAQSMMRNLPGRFVGKTVDSKGRRGYVLTLATREQHIRREKASSNICSNNGLNAMTAAIYMAAAGKNGIREIARLNHDKAVYLKNMLVGAGLQSVYSGAFFNEFVLKAPAGFADKRREIAEKYNLFAGVPLEPFYPDMADHYLFCATETVSRQAMDLLAKEVQS, from the coding sequence ATGCGTTATCTGCCGCATACCAGACAGGATATCGATCAGATGCTGGCTGTAACCGGCCACGCCGATCTGAATCAGCTATTTGAAACCATCCCCGATTCTGCCAAAACAAAGACCGGGTTAAACCTGCCGGACGCGTTAAGCGAATGGGATTTAAATGCCGAAATGGAAGAACTGGCCTCACAAAATGCGGCATGCAGATCATATACATGCCTGATGGGAGCCGGTTCCTACGACCACCACATTCCTGCCATTGTGCCCTACCTTGTTTCCAGGTCCGAATTTATGACGGCCTACACCCCTTACCAGCCCGAAGTAAGCCAGGGCACTTTGCAGGGTATCTATGAATTTCAAACCATGGTTACAGCGCTTTTAGGTATGGATATTGCCACGGCATCCCATTACGATGGCGGTACAGCCCTGGCAGAATGCGCGCTTATTGCCCTTCGTAAATCAAAAAACGCAAATAAAATCGCGGTATCAAATCTTATTCATCCCTCCCATCGCCACATCATGAAGACCTATCTGGGGCCATCCGGATATGAAATGGTTGACATACCGGCAGATAAAAACGGCCTGACGGATCTGGCTGCATTTAAATCCATGGATGACATTGCAGGGGTGGCGGTTCAGTCCCCTAACTTTTTTGGAAACATTGAAGATCTTGGCAGTTTTAAGGCCTGTGCCGATGAAAAAAACTGCCTGTTGATCACCTCATTCACCGAAGCGTTGGCCCATGGGCTGCTGAAAAGTCCCGGGCACTTTGGCGCCGATCTTGTTGCCGGAGAAGGTCAAAGCCTTGGCATGACCAAGAGTTTTGGCGGTCCGGGACTTGGCATTTTAGCCGGCGCACAGTCAATGATGAGAAATCTTCCCGGTCGGTTTGTGGGAAAAACCGTCGATTCCAAGGGCCGCAGGGGGTATGTACTGACCCTGGCCACCAGGGAGCAGCATATCCGCAGGGAAAAAGCCTCTTCCAATATCTGCTCAAATAACGGACTCAACGCCATGACCGCCGCCATATATATGGCTGCGGCCGGAAAAAACGGAATCAGGGAAATTGCCCGGCTTAATCACGACAAGGCTGTTTACCTGAAAAACATGCTTGTGGGAGCCGGACTTCAGTCAGTTTACAGCGGTGCTTTTTTCAATGAGTTTGTCCTTAAAGCCCCTGCCGGATTTGCGGACAAACGCAGGGAGATTGCCGAAAAATACAATTTGTTTGCAGGGGTCCCCCTTGAACCCTTTTACCCGGACATGGCGGACCATTATCTTTTCTGCGCCACGGAAACCGTGTCCAGACAGGCCATGGACCTTTTGGCAAAGGAGGTACAATCATGA
- the gcvH gene encoding glycine cleavage system protein GcvH: protein MKSIEELSFPSDVKYTDDHEWAKVEGDLVRVGISDYAQDQLGEIVFVEMPEIGDTFAQGNEFGSVESVKAVSEIFLPIAGEIVEVNSELEDAPELVNTDCYNKGWLVKIKPDDLSEMDKLKDQAAYLEMLKG from the coding sequence ATGAAATCCATTGAAGAACTTAGTTTCCCATCAGATGTTAAATACACCGATGATCATGAATGGGCAAAGGTTGAAGGCGATTTGGTCCGTGTGGGCATTTCTGACTATGCCCAGGATCAGCTTGGCGAAATTGTTTTTGTGGAAATGCCGGAAATTGGTGACACCTTTGCCCAGGGAAACGAATTTGGCAGTGTGGAGTCCGTTAAAGCGGTATCTGAAATTTTTCTTCCCATTGCAGGTGAAATCGTTGAGGTAAATTCAGAACTTGAAGATGCGCCGGAGCTTGTCAACACCGACTGCTACAACAAGGGCTGGCTTGTCAAAATTAAACCCGACGATCTGTCCGAAATGGACAAGCTTAAAGACCAGGCCGCATACCTTGAAATGCTGAAAGGATAA
- a CDS encoding aminomethyltransferase family protein: MTDNLRKTPLHAWHRNAGANMADFGGFDMPLWYDTGVKTEHLAVLISAGMFDTSHMDCIRVRGKDTPALLDFCFTRHISDLSSGRCAYGAFLDAQGHCIDDAIVYRFSDVSFMVCVNAGMGASITRHLVLHSDEKSVEIKDLSDQLAKLDVQGKNALKIVSGVIRDKENVFNKMPYFSFKGELEPEASNGVNLVDGTPVIVSRTGYTGEFGFEIFIAPDKVEKLWCNLLDAGSPYGLIPCGLGARDSLRAGACLPLSHQDIGHFPFINHPWEFALPFKAGTRRFTKTFLGSQSLMDLKQQSFTYAFVGDSLRKVTAGDAARVLTEQGEDIGRVLTCATDMGIFWHEDTIISVNTPNLPPDLTIKGLACGFVMVNQPLDMGTRLTLVEGKRKIAVRLVSDIRPDRTARLAIKHFK, encoded by the coding sequence ATGACCGATAATCTGAGAAAAACACCATTACACGCATGGCACAGGAATGCCGGAGCCAATATGGCTGATTTCGGGGGATTTGACATGCCGCTATGGTATGATACCGGGGTTAAAACCGAGCATCTTGCCGTGCTTATATCCGCGGGTATGTTTGACACATCCCATATGGACTGTATCCGGGTACGGGGAAAAGACACCCCTGCCCTGCTTGATTTCTGCTTTACCAGACATATCAGCGACCTGTCATCGGGTCGGTGTGCTTACGGCGCGTTTTTAGATGCCCAGGGGCACTGCATTGATGATGCCATTGTTTATAGATTCTCTGATGTGAGCTTCATGGTCTGCGTCAATGCAGGCATGGGGGCATCAATTACCCGGCATCTGGTTTTACACAGTGACGAAAAATCCGTGGAAATAAAAGATTTATCAGATCAGCTTGCCAAACTGGATGTCCAGGGGAAAAATGCCTTGAAGATCGTGTCGGGAGTGATCCGGGACAAAGAAAATGTCTTCAACAAAATGCCCTATTTCTCCTTCAAAGGGGAGCTGGAGCCTGAGGCTTCCAATGGGGTAAACCTTGTTGACGGCACCCCTGTCATTGTGTCAAGAACCGGATATACCGGTGAATTTGGCTTTGAGATTTTCATTGCGCCCGATAAAGTTGAAAAACTGTGGTGCAATCTTTTGGATGCCGGTTCCCCCTATGGCCTGATACCCTGCGGCCTGGGTGCCCGGGATTCCTTAAGGGCCGGTGCATGCCTGCCCCTATCCCACCAGGACATTGGGCATTTCCCCTTTATCAATCACCCCTGGGAGTTTGCCCTGCCCTTTAAGGCCGGTACCCGGCGGTTTACCAAGACATTTTTAGGGTCTCAAAGTCTTATGGATCTCAAGCAACAATCCTTTACCTATGCTTTTGTCGGGGACTCTTTAAGAAAGGTGACGGCAGGGGATGCCGCACGGGTTCTCACCGAACAGGGCGAAGATATTGGAAGGGTGTTGACGTGCGCAACGGACATGGGGATCTTTTGGCATGAAGACACAATTATCAGTGTCAACACGCCCAATCTGCCCCCGGATCTCACAATAAAAGGGCTTGCCTGCGGATTTGTCATGGTGAATCAGCCCCTTGATATGGGCACCCGGCTCACCCTTGTCGAAGGCAAACGTAAAATCGCGGTCCGGCTTGTTTCCGACATTCGGCCCGACAGGACAGCAAGGCTTGCAATCAAACATTTTAAATAA
- a CDS encoding Lrp/AsnC family transcriptional regulator, which yields MMVKIDDTNINIIRELKEGKKPFKKIADKLGVTENTVRSRVLKLQEEGVLEFCGLVDPAKLPGHRSVIVGIKLSETNLVEKGEEISRLKGVISVSVVTGRYDLMVLVLFKEGFDLLEFYTEEISKIDGIDSVETFVVYKSYNLKVPYIF from the coding sequence ATGATGGTGAAAATTGATGATACCAATATCAATATTATCAGAGAGCTCAAGGAAGGTAAAAAACCTTTCAAAAAAATAGCCGACAAGTTGGGCGTTACGGAAAATACCGTAAGATCCCGGGTCCTTAAACTTCAGGAAGAAGGCGTACTCGAATTTTGTGGACTTGTGGACCCGGCTAAGCTGCCGGGCCATAGAAGCGTAATTGTGGGAATTAAGCTGTCTGAAACAAACCTGGTGGAAAAAGGAGAAGAGATCAGCCGCCTGAAAGGTGTCATTTCCGTTTCCGTGGTTACAGGACGATATGACCTCATGGTGCTGGTTTTGTTTAAAGAAGGCTTTGATCTGCTTGAATTCTACACCGAGGAAATTTCAAAAATTGATGGGATAGATTCCGTTGAGACGTTTGTGGTTTACAAATCATACAACCTGAAAGTGCCGTACATTTTCTAA
- a CDS encoding sigma-54 interaction domain-containing protein, with protein MTSPTPLIGVSTSMLKIKELINHVAQTCLNILITGETGVGKEVVAQTLYAESNRSKNNFVKINCAVLPETLLESELYGYEKGAFTGAHKKRYGKFLTADKGVLFLDEIGDMPLSLQSKMLHVLQSGEFSPLGSDQDFKTDVWVIAATNQCLEEKIKNKTFREDLFYRLNIIKIDIPPLRERPEDIPALVEYYFKRYLSQHPKAHAEKPDSQTMARLCSYDWPGNVRQLQNCIKKLMVLNSWDKIFEELPDEASTPETLPSEYTSQAKLAGSATHSPDYLFDSESGNLRMRSISEFVDLSTSSEKLFEDISLKKIKKRASDRAEKDAIVFVLEKVGWNRSKAAKILKVSYKTLLYKMSEFNVNPPVS; from the coding sequence ATGACTTCACCAACCCCGCTGATAGGCGTCTCCACCTCTATGCTGAAAATCAAGGAACTGATCAACCATGTGGCTCAAACCTGTCTGAACATCCTGATTACAGGAGAAACCGGTGTTGGAAAGGAAGTGGTTGCCCAGACTCTGTATGCTGAATCGAATCGGTCTAAAAATAATTTTGTAAAAATAAATTGTGCAGTCCTGCCTGAAACCCTTCTGGAATCAGAACTTTATGGCTATGAAAAGGGCGCTTTTACCGGGGCACACAAAAAACGTTACGGAAAATTTCTAACCGCAGACAAGGGGGTTCTTTTTCTTGACGAAATCGGGGATATGCCCCTCTCCCTTCAATCGAAAATGCTTCATGTGCTTCAAAGCGGGGAGTTCTCTCCTCTTGGATCGGACCAGGATTTTAAAACGGATGTTTGGGTCATCGCGGCAACCAACCAGTGCCTTGAAGAAAAGATAAAAAACAAAACTTTTAGAGAAGATCTTTTTTACCGGCTTAATATTATTAAAATAGACATTCCGCCCCTTCGCGAACGTCCCGAGGATATCCCCGCCCTGGTTGAATATTACTTTAAAAGATACTTGTCACAACACCCGAAAGCCCATGCAGAAAAGCCTGACAGCCAGACCATGGCCCGCCTTTGCAGTTATGACTGGCCCGGTAATGTGCGCCAGTTGCAGAACTGCATAAAAAAACTGATGGTGCTCAATTCCTGGGATAAAATTTTTGAAGAGTTACCTGATGAAGCATCCACGCCTGAAACATTGCCTTCAGAATATACATCCCAGGCGAAATTAGCAGGTTCTGCCACGCATTCGCCTGATTATTTATTTGATAGTGAATCTGGAAACCTGAGGATGAGGAGCATTTCAGAATTTGTAGACCTGTCTACAAGTTCCGAAAAATTGTTTGAAGATATCTCTTTAAAAAAAATAAAGAAACGGGCATCCGACAGAGCGGAAAAGGACGCGATCGTTTTTGTGCTTGAAAAAGTGGGGTGGAACCGATCCAAAGCTGCAAAAATTTTAAAAGTCTCTTATAAAACCCTGTTATATAAAATGAGCGAATTTAATGTGAACCCGCCCGTCAGTTAG
- a CDS encoding response regulator — MSNPDRLLIVDDNEDILSTFYEFFNSLGYEVKTAADGFDALKILREKPDYFDCLITDLVMPNISGVGLISIVKNEFHNIKTIAMTGYGGHPGALASEARADIVIFKPVDLFKIERKVAELIGRKEN, encoded by the coding sequence ATGTCAAATCCGGATCGACTTCTAATCGTGGACGATAACGAAGATATTTTGTCTACTTTTTATGAATTTTTCAACTCTCTTGGATATGAAGTCAAGACTGCGGCGGACGGATTTGACGCTTTAAAAATTCTCAGAGAGAAACCCGATTATTTCGATTGTCTGATCACTGACCTAGTCATGCCCAACATCAGTGGTGTCGGGTTGATTTCCATTGTAAAAAATGAATTCCATAATATTAAAACCATTGCCATGACTGGGTATGGGGGGCACCCCGGGGCGCTTGCGTCCGAAGCCCGTGCTGATATTGTTATTTTCAAACCTGTTGACCTGTTTAAAATTGAACGCAAGGTTGCCGAACTTATAGGACGTAAAGAAAATTAG
- a CDS encoding 3-oxoacyl-ACP synthase III family protein, with product MKKSIIRGSGFFVPPHIVTNQDLTEFMDTSDEWIRQRTGIHQRHWITKEDACGASDLATQAARMALDKAGWQPNDLDFIIFATLSPDIMFPGGGCLLARNLELDSTPALDIRQQCTGFLYGFATADSYIKSGLASKVLLVGAEVHSSGLDKSTRGRDVTVIFGDGAAAICIEAVDTDENVGLIASALHADGHFADTLKTELPASNLFKRLPDDLPIDDPRYYPVMDGPVIFKKAVRMLPKVTMEVLEKAGMNLSDIDLVVPHQANKRINQAFGQFLKLPEDKIFHNIEKYGNTTAASIPLALHEAIETGRIGNSGDVVLFAALGAGLTWGASLYKFP from the coding sequence ATGAAAAAATCAATTATCAGGGGCTCAGGTTTTTTTGTACCGCCCCATATTGTCACCAATCAGGATCTGACCGAATTTATGGACACTTCTGATGAATGGATCCGCCAGCGTACCGGCATCCACCAACGACACTGGATTACCAAGGAAGACGCCTGCGGAGCATCGGATTTGGCGACCCAAGCCGCCCGCATGGCACTGGATAAAGCGGGTTGGCAACCCAACGATCTGGATTTTATAATTTTTGCCACCTTAAGTCCGGATATCATGTTTCCGGGAGGCGGGTGTCTTTTAGCGCGAAATCTTGAGCTTGATTCCACACCGGCCCTGGATATTCGCCAACAGTGCACCGGATTTTTGTACGGATTTGCCACAGCCGATTCCTATATCAAATCCGGACTTGCCTCCAAGGTTCTTTTGGTAGGTGCGGAAGTACATTCCTCAGGACTTGACAAATCCACCCGGGGCAGGGACGTGACGGTGATTTTCGGTGATGGGGCCGCCGCCATATGTATCGAAGCGGTTGACACGGATGAAAACGTGGGACTGATTGCCTCGGCATTGCATGCGGACGGGCATTTTGCGGATACCTTAAAAACTGAATTGCCTGCTTCCAATCTTTTCAAACGGTTGCCCGATGATCTTCCCATTGATGATCCCCGATATTATCCGGTTATGGACGGACCTGTCATATTTAAAAAAGCTGTTCGCATGCTGCCCAAGGTGACCATGGAAGTACTGGAAAAAGCAGGAATGAATTTGTCTGATATTGACCTTGTGGTGCCCCACCAGGCCAATAAACGTATTAACCAGGCCTTTGGCCAATTCCTTAAGCTGCCCGAAGATAAAATTTTTCATAATATTGAAAAATACGGCAACACCACGGCTGCCAGTATTCCTTTGGCGCTCCATGAAGCCATTGAAACCGGCCGTATCGGCAACTCCGGGGATGTTGTACTCTTTGCCGCCCTTGGTGCCGGTCTGACCTGGGGGGCCTCCCTTTATAAATTCCCCTGA